A region from the Halobacillus mangrovi genome encodes:
- a CDS encoding DUF3397 domain-containing protein, with product MGDALVFFFAAVLTLPIPFIFVFYLFTRKWSKHKWKAIHRTTSLSAPVFILSVHLLLLVLFEQSFFAYILIFLFLLLGISLIVQYKIHEEVRLRRVFKAFWRISFLFFTFFYLGLTLYGLFERLFS from the coding sequence ATGGGTGATGCTCTTGTTTTCTTCTTTGCAGCTGTATTGACGCTGCCTATTCCCTTCATTTTCGTCTTTTATTTATTTACGAGAAAATGGTCGAAGCATAAATGGAAAGCGATTCATCGGACGACGAGTCTCTCAGCCCCTGTGTTCATTCTATCTGTCCACTTGCTCTTACTCGTATTATTTGAGCAGAGCTTTTTTGCTTATATTCTGATCTTTTTATTTCTCCTATTAGGTATTTCCCTGATCGTGCAGTATAAAATACACGAGGAAGTGCGCTTGAGACGGGTGTTTAAAGCGTTTTGGCGTATCAGTTTTTTATTTTTCACTTTCTTTTATTTGGGGCTGACCCTCTACGGTCTTTTTGAGCGATTGTTCTCTTAA
- the bshC gene encoding bacillithiol biosynthesis cysteine-adding enzyme BshC, translating to MRIDPIALRSKQLLFHDYKNNFQSLEDKFEYNPQDQSIWSNRFNYLRNNNYQREALSTVIQHMNEKWGAPSTTCTNIEKLKREESTVVIAGQQAGLMTGPLYTVHKIISVLQLARQKEKELNKPVIPIFWIAGEDHDFDEINHLFMKENQSMKKITIQQIPEKKASVSDITIAQENAENWVNQIFQVVKETEFTSDFYHQVVHALKQSESYSDFFARLVYLLFPEEGLVVVDAHDPHIRNLESPYFKTMIEKNEDIAKGVFSALQINRQQGYETVLDSEWNDAHLFYHHNGERVLLSRDEDGSFRGKNNEVAFSKEELLQVAEENPEHLSNNVVTRPLMQESLFPVLAFIGGPGEINYWAVLKPAFQAAGMQMPPVLPRLSFTLIDRKAEQTMDRLQIEAVHGVQYGTGEEKMKWLASRNSPPIQELSKQVKSEIDRIHRPLREKSSDFGPDIEQLAEKNLQYIFQDIDFLEKRMIQSLEQKYEQEITQFDDLGLLLHPGGGLQERMWSIVPWVNQHGTDLFQRINQHHYSFDQDHYVVYV from the coding sequence ATGCGTATTGATCCAATTGCATTACGATCAAAGCAATTATTATTTCATGATTATAAAAACAACTTTCAATCATTAGAAGATAAATTCGAATATAATCCCCAGGATCAGAGTATTTGGTCCAATCGTTTCAACTATTTACGGAACAACAACTATCAAAGGGAAGCTCTTTCAACTGTAATCCAACACATGAATGAAAAATGGGGAGCTCCTTCAACCACCTGTACAAATATTGAAAAACTGAAAAGAGAAGAGAGTACAGTGGTTATCGCTGGGCAGCAGGCAGGTCTTATGACTGGTCCTCTGTATACCGTTCATAAAATTATTTCGGTTCTTCAACTTGCCAGACAGAAGGAAAAGGAACTCAACAAGCCTGTCATTCCTATATTCTGGATTGCAGGGGAGGATCATGATTTTGATGAAATCAACCACCTTTTCATGAAAGAAAATCAATCTATGAAGAAAATCACTATACAGCAAATCCCTGAAAAGAAAGCCTCCGTATCTGATATAACTATTGCTCAAGAGAATGCGGAAAATTGGGTGAATCAAATCTTTCAGGTGGTCAAAGAGACTGAATTTACAAGTGATTTTTACCATCAAGTCGTACATGCGTTAAAACAATCGGAAAGTTACAGTGATTTCTTTGCGAGGCTTGTCTATTTATTATTTCCTGAAGAAGGGCTTGTCGTCGTAGACGCTCATGATCCGCATATTAGAAATTTGGAAAGTCCCTATTTTAAAACTATGATTGAAAAAAATGAGGACATTGCTAAAGGGGTGTTCTCCGCACTCCAAATCAATCGCCAACAAGGATATGAAACGGTTCTCGATAGTGAGTGGAACGATGCCCACCTCTTTTATCATCATAATGGAGAACGCGTTTTGCTGAGCCGTGATGAAGACGGGAGTTTTAGAGGGAAAAATAATGAAGTAGCTTTCTCGAAAGAAGAGCTTCTTCAGGTGGCGGAAGAAAATCCGGAGCATTTAAGTAATAATGTGGTAACGAGACCATTAATGCAAGAAAGTCTTTTTCCTGTGCTTGCATTCATTGGTGGACCAGGAGAAATCAATTATTGGGCTGTGCTTAAACCTGCTTTTCAAGCGGCTGGGATGCAAATGCCGCCTGTTTTACCTCGCCTATCTTTTACGCTTATTGACAGAAAGGCAGAACAAACTATGGACCGGCTGCAAATTGAGGCTGTCCACGGCGTTCAGTATGGAACCGGAGAAGAAAAAATGAAGTGGCTGGCATCAAGGAACTCTCCTCCGATTCAGGAACTTAGTAAGCAAGTAAAATCAGAGATCGATCGAATTCACCGTCCATTACGTGAGAAGTCGTCTGATTTTGGGCCAGATATTGAACAACTGGCGGAAAAGAATTTGCAATATATCTTTCAGGATATAGACTTTTTAGAGAAAAGAATGATCCAGTCATTAGAACAGAAGTATGAGCAGGAAATCACTCAGTTCGATGACCTTGGTCTGCTGCTTCACCCGGGTGGTGGCCTGCAGGAAAGAATGTGGAGCATTGTACCTTGGGTGAACCAGCATGGCACAGATCTGTTCCAACGAATAAATCAGCATCATTATTCATTTGATCAAGATCATTACGTCGTGTATGTATAA
- the mraZ gene encoding division/cell wall cluster transcriptional repressor MraZ — translation MFMGEFQHNIDAKGRIIVPSKFRQDLGESFVLTRGLDQCLFAYPMNEWKLLEEKLKKLPLTKKDARAFTRFFFSGAVECEVDKQGRINIPPPLRKYAILEKECVVIGVSNRIEFWSSENWETYFEASEESFSEIAENMLDFDI, via the coding sequence ATGTTCATGGGTGAATTTCAACATAACATTGATGCGAAAGGGCGAATTATTGTCCCTTCCAAGTTCCGTCAAGATCTTGGGGAAAGCTTCGTCCTCACTAGAGGTTTAGATCAATGCTTATTTGCTTATCCTATGAACGAATGGAAGCTGCTTGAAGAGAAATTGAAGAAGCTCCCACTGACTAAGAAAGATGCCCGTGCCTTTACAAGATTCTTCTTTTCTGGAGCTGTCGAGTGTGAGGTGGACAAACAGGGAAGAATTAACATTCCTCCGCCACTCAGAAAATATGCGATACTTGAGAAAGAATGTGTAGTCATAGGCGTTTCCAACCGCATTGAATTTTGGAGCAGTGAGAATTGGGAAACTTATTTCGAGGCATCTGAAGAGTCGTTCTCTGAAATTGCAGAGAACATGTTAGATTTCGATATTTGA